A part of Laspinema palackyanum D2c genomic DNA contains:
- a CDS encoding carbohydrate ABC transporter permease: MANQTTLTAPNDTRSALGMAAPALIGLFLFVALPFTLAAILSFTNLRLGSPLPTRFIGLEQYARIFSEPSFRRALLNNAIFALVVVPLQTAIALGLAILLNRPLRGMAIFRTLFFMPVVFPMALVSVIWILIYAPGANGMMNSFLDFITFGLWEPRDFLRDPYLALPAIMLLSMWQGVGFQMVILLAGLQSVPSDLYEAAAIDGSNKWNQFLHVTLPQLRNTLIFVMLVTSILSFRLYDQIEIMTNGGPLDATTTVMYEAVTAAYQQQKMAKGAAMTVVFFLVVLMITLIQRTLIKEERAMD; encoded by the coding sequence ATGGCAAATCAAACAACATTAACCGCTCCAAATGATACGCGCAGCGCCCTAGGAATGGCAGCCCCTGCGTTGATTGGATTATTCCTCTTTGTGGCCTTGCCTTTTACCTTAGCGGCAATTTTGTCTTTTACGAATTTAAGACTCGGTTCGCCGTTACCTACCCGGTTTATTGGGTTAGAACAATATGCGCGAATTTTTAGCGAACCCTCGTTTCGTCGCGCCTTACTCAATAATGCCATTTTTGCCCTGGTAGTCGTGCCATTGCAAACGGCGATCGCCCTCGGATTAGCCATTTTACTCAACCGTCCCCTGCGCGGCATGGCTATCTTTCGCACCTTGTTTTTCATGCCGGTAGTTTTTCCAATGGCGTTGGTTTCCGTGATATGGATTTTGATTTATGCCCCCGGTGCCAATGGCATGATGAATTCATTTCTGGATTTTATCACCTTTGGATTATGGGAACCGCGAGATTTTCTCCGTGACCCCTATCTAGCACTTCCGGCGATTATGCTGCTTTCCATGTGGCAGGGAGTGGGATTTCAAATGGTGATTCTCTTAGCCGGTTTACAGTCAGTTCCCAGTGATTTATATGAAGCTGCCGCCATTGATGGCAGTAATAAATGGAACCAGTTTCTGCACGTCACCTTACCCCAACTGCGAAATACCTTAATTTTCGTCATGTTGGTGACTTCAATTCTGTCATTTCGCCTTTATGACCAAATCGAAATCATGACCAATGGCGGACCTTTGGATGCCACCACGACGGTGATGTATGAAGCAGTAACCGCTGCATATCAACAGCAAAAAATGGCAAAAGGGGCGGCCATGACGGTGGTCTTTTTCCTAGTCGTCTTGATGATTACCCTCATCCAACGGACCTTGATTAAAGAAGAACGGGCAATGGATTAA
- a CDS encoding carbohydrate ABC transporter permease, which yields MKQVQEISQEASTGGSRGSAMTHDELMTHRKNQQRVSMIGSYVVLTILALLFIAPILFMIVGSFKPDNLVLIEAGSLKAFVPENPSLQNYQDVFNRVNFTQFFWNSIFITGAIVLFGLLVNSMAAYAFSRLQWRGRDIIFPVIIALMIIPFEAIAVPLFFQMTWLGLRNTYTAQIIPFIANAFSIYLFYTFFIVLPKELEEAARVDGAGPIRTFFEIIVPVSKPVFASVAILTFLTQWGSFLWPTMIAVGEKVRPLPVAIAQFQTLPPIQWGDIMAFGVMMVAPMLVIFLIFQKWFVQGVASSGIKG from the coding sequence ATGAAACAAGTTCAGGAAATTTCCCAGGAAGCATCAACCGGAGGAAGTCGCGGTTCTGCGATGACTCATGATGAATTAATGACCCACCGCAAAAACCAGCAGCGGGTTAGTATGATTGGCAGCTATGTAGTCTTGACAATTTTGGCCTTGCTATTTATTGCGCCAATTTTATTTATGATTGTCGGGAGTTTTAAGCCGGATAATCTGGTGTTAATCGAGGCGGGTTCATTAAAAGCGTTTGTCCCCGAAAATCCCTCTTTGCAAAACTATCAGGATGTATTTAACCGAGTTAATTTTACCCAGTTTTTCTGGAACTCAATTTTTATTACTGGGGCGATCGTCCTGTTCGGACTTCTGGTCAATTCAATGGCAGCTTATGCCTTTTCTCGATTGCAGTGGCGGGGACGAGATATTATTTTTCCGGTGATTATCGCCTTAATGATTATCCCCTTTGAAGCCATTGCTGTTCCCCTGTTCTTTCAAATGACTTGGTTGGGATTACGCAATACTTACACCGCCCAAATCATTCCGTTTATAGCCAATGCCTTTTCCATCTATTTATTTTACACCTTTTTTATCGTCTTGCCCAAGGAATTGGAAGAAGCAGCCAGAGTAGATGGGGCGGGTCCAATCCGGACTTTTTTTGAAATTATCGTTCCGGTTTCTAAACCCGTGTTTGCATCGGTCGCAATTCTCACCTTTTTAACCCAATGGGGTTCGTTTTTGTGGCCGACAATGATTGCAGTGGGGGAAAAAGTTCGTCCCTTGCCGGTTGCGATCGCTCAATTTCAAACCTTACCTCCAATCCAATGGGGAGATATTATGGCCTTTGGCGTGATGATGGTTGCACCGATGTTAGTGATTTTCTTAATCTTCCAAAAATGGTTTGTTCAGGGGGTTGCTTCTTCGGGTATTAAGGGGTAA
- a CDS encoding ABC transporter ATP-binding protein: MARVEFDHIYKVYANGFTAMKDLCLTIEDGEFMVFVGPSGCGKSTALRMLAGLEDISAGKLIIGQDVVNNKSPQDRNIAMVFQNYALYPHMTVRQNMEFPLRMMKVAKGERQQRVMEAAEKLGLTHLLDNKPKQMSGGQRQRVAMGRAIVRDPAVFLMDEPLSNLDAKMRVQIRTEIADLQRKMGTTTVYVTHDQVEAMTMGDRVAVMRLGELQQVAPPQELYDRPKNVFVAGFMGSPAMNIFHSEFRKTESGQFAITYGTQQLAIAPETCDRYREIDRYLNKPIFAGLRPEAFLLADSNTPANHKIEVEVTTIESLGHETIIYFNSPIAKIEIQDKDDLAKVLEKPTGESQSIAIARVGSAQKLHHADRLSLAVDTRQLYLFDRHGNAIQ; the protein is encoded by the coding sequence ATGGCAAGAGTAGAATTTGACCACATTTACAAAGTTTATGCCAATGGCTTCACCGCCATGAAAGACCTCTGTTTAACCATTGAAGATGGCGAATTCATGGTCTTTGTTGGACCTTCCGGTTGTGGCAAATCGACCGCCCTGCGGATGTTGGCGGGGTTGGAAGATATTAGTGCGGGTAAATTAATCATCGGTCAGGATGTGGTGAATAATAAAAGCCCCCAGGACCGGAATATTGCAATGGTCTTTCAAAATTATGCCCTGTATCCGCACATGACGGTGCGGCAGAATATGGAATTTCCCCTCCGCATGATGAAAGTTGCCAAAGGGGAACGACAACAGCGAGTCATGGAAGCGGCTGAAAAACTGGGATTGACTCATTTGCTAGATAATAAACCCAAACAAATGTCAGGGGGACAACGGCAACGAGTGGCAATGGGACGGGCAATTGTGCGCGACCCGGCAGTGTTTTTAATGGATGAACCGCTATCAAATTTGGATGCAAAAATGCGGGTACAAATTCGCACAGAAATTGCTGATTTGCAGCGCAAGATGGGAACGACGACAGTGTATGTGACCCATGACCAAGTGGAGGCGATGACAATGGGCGATCGCGTGGCAGTGATGCGCTTGGGGGAACTCCAGCAAGTGGCACCGCCTCAAGAGTTATACGATCGCCCCAAGAATGTATTTGTCGCCGGATTTATGGGGTCTCCGGCGATGAATATCTTTCATAGTGAGTTCCGCAAAACCGAAAGCGGTCAGTTTGCTATCACTTACGGAACTCAGCAATTGGCGATCGCCCCGGAAACCTGCGATCGCTACCGCGAAATTGACCGCTATCTCAACAAACCCATTTTTGCCGGATTGCGTCCCGAAGCCTTTTTACTCGCAGATAGCAATACTCCAGCTAATCACAAAATTGAAGTAGAAGTCACCACCATTGAATCCCTAGGTCATGAAACCATTATCTATTTCAATTCTCCCATTGCCAAAATTGAAATCCAAGATAAAGATGACCTAGCCAAAGTGCTAGAAAAACCAACAGGAGAGAGTCAATCCATTGCGATCGCCCGAGTCGGTTCCGCCCAAAAACTGCACCATGCTGACCGCCTCTCCCTCGCCGTCGATACCCGCCAACTCTACCTCTTCGATCGCCACGGCAACGCCATTCAATAG